The segment ATCGAATTCTCTCCACTCGGGACCTTGATCAATTATGTGATCCTCGACTACAACTCCGTCATTTTTACATACGTATATACCTCTGCTTGGGTCAAATATTATTTCCTCTCCACCACATACCTGGCACTTCATTATCTCACCTCCTATTCCTCCTAATTTTTTTCACTGGGACTTCGAGAAACAGCTTATCGTATGGCTTCTGGTCTCCTAGAGGCTCAACCAATAAGAACGGTTTAGTAACGTTACCAATCACGTCTAATACCTTTCCTACTCTTCTCCTCTTTGAGTCCACTATAATTAGGCCTGTAGGATCCCTTTTTGAGTAATCGTAATTCTGATCCCCCTCTACTAACCACTTGTTACCTAGAACGATAGAGCGTATTTCCCCTACTGACACAATTTTATTTCCTGTCACAATTTATCTATAGCTAATTCCCTGCACTTATATATAGCACTAGATAATACCGGCGTAAAGAGACGTCGGGATAATACCGGCTTGGGTTGAGGATTACATGATTTTTTATATATATACCTCGACATTTTTCTCTTTCCATTAAATTAAAATAGCTTAGAAATAAATAACATTATTTATAGTTTATTTTATGTGACTAGACT is part of the Metallosphaera cuprina Ar-4 genome and harbors:
- a CDS encoding H/ACA RNA-protein complex protein Gar1; this encodes MSVGEIRSIVLGNKWLVEGDQNYDYSKRDPTGLIIVDSKRRRVGKVLDVIGNVTKPFLLVEPLGDQKPYDKLFLEVPVKKIRRNRR